A window of Brevinema andersonii genomic DNA:
TATTATTGATTTCTTTTAAATCGGATATTGTTTGAACAGGAAAATTTTTTCTTTGAAAAAAATCGTTTACTAATTCAAAAATTTCCGACATAGCAGCTGAAATATTAAAATCTTTCATGAGTGCTGTTGTAAAACGAATCTTAAGTTGAGGATCAGGAGCATCTTTGGCTGAAAATTCATGAATAAAATTGTCTAGTCGCTTAAGCGATTGTTCAGCTGCGGCCAGACCTTCGAGAGTAAAATTCAAAGGTGTACGGTAATGTGCTCCTGTCAGTAAATAAAAACGTACCGCACGCGCCGAAAATCCCTTGCTGAGTAGATCCTTAAGCGTATAAAAAGTACCGGAACTTTTGCTCATTTTTTTATTGTCTACCAACAAATGAGTGGTATGAAGCCAGATTTTTGCCATCGTGTTATTGGATAAGCATTCGTACTGTGCTTTTTCGTTGGTATGGTGCGGAAACAAGAGATCAATGCCACCTGTATGAATATCAAGACCTTCGGGAAAGGTGTTTGTTGCTATTGCTGCACATTCTGTATGCCAACCCGGACGTCCTTTGCCCCAAGGGCTCTCCCAGAAAATTTCACCATCTTCAGGTTTGTGTTTTTTCCATAAGACAAAGTCATCTAAATTTTGCTTATCGAGAAATTCTTCGCTGCCAGAAGCTCCTGTTTTAATGTGTTTTAAATCTAATCCTGGAAAATCTCCGTATTTTGGAAAGGCTTTTGTTTGGAAGTATACTCCATCCTCGCTATCGTAGGCAACCCCTCGATTAATCAACTGTTGGATTAATACAATCGTTTGTGGGATGTAGTTGGTTGCTTTGAGATAGGTTGTGCTGGACTGATCAAAGTTAAGAGTTTCTAGATCTTCAAAAAAATGTTTGCTAAAAAGGTCTGTGATTTTTTGGCACTCTAGTTTTTTTTGGTAGCCACGTTCAATAATTTTGTCATCAACATCAGTAATATTCCTGACGTGGTTGACTGAATAACCAAGAAATTTTAAACTGCGTATCAAGAGGTCTTCAAAAAGAAAAGTTCTAAGATTTCCTATGTGCGCAAAATCGTAGACGGTAGGGCCACAGGAGTAAATATTAAATGTCTGTTTTTGAGGAAGTGGTTCTATTTTTCGTGTGGCGGAGTTGTAAAGCTCTGGAATCATAAGGACCTCTATTTTTTTTCAATTATAGTATATTTTTTCATTTCTAGGAATATTTTAGCTAAAATTCTTGAAAAAATCTCTTAATTGCTTTAGAATATGAAAAGAAGTCCGAGTGGTGGAATTGGTAGACACGCAAGATTCAGAATCTTGTATCTGTAACGGATGTGCAGGTTCAACTCCTGTCTCGGGCAAATAAACAAAA
This region includes:
- the cysS gene encoding cysteine--tRNA ligase — its product is MIPELYNSATRKIEPLPQKQTFNIYSCGPTVYDFAHIGNLRTFLFEDLLIRSLKFLGYSVNHVRNITDVDDKIIERGYQKKLECQKITDLFSKHFFEDLETLNFDQSSTTYLKATNYIPQTIVLIQQLINRGVAYDSEDGVYFQTKAFPKYGDFPGLDLKHIKTGASGSEEFLDKQNLDDFVLWKKHKPEDGEIFWESPWGKGRPGWHTECAAIATNTFPEGLDIHTGGIDLLFPHHTNEKAQYECLSNNTMAKIWLHTTHLLVDNKKMSKSSGTFYTLKDLLSKGFSARAVRFYLLTGAHYRTPLNFTLEGLAAAEQSLKRLDNFIHEFSAKDAPDPQLKIRFTTALMKDFNISAAMSEIFELVNDFFQRKNFPVQTISDLKEINNILGFLRFDNSETLTPEEKLLFDMRIEARDTKNWIESDRLRDELLNLGIEVRDSKEGTSWRRL